A single window of Paenibacillus sp. FSL H8-0537 DNA harbors:
- a CDS encoding 1,4-dihydroxy-6-naphthoate synthase codes for MKIAFSPCPNDTFVFHAWAHGLIPDAPELEITYADIDITNRLAASGDSPLDVLKVSYAALPWVLEDYALLPCGGALGRGCGPLVLTAGTRTDAAALSGKRVAVPSDRSTAYLLFRLWAAKHVPGGVGDIVIMPFHEIMPAVRDGHIDAGLVIHEARFTYPSFGLSMMTDLGSWWESDTGLPIPLGAIIARRSLDLPAITKWIQASVAYAWANPEAPREYVMQHAQEMDAAVAKAHIDLYVNDFTANLGHSGYEAITTLLNRAAQEGLVPAIDPELLKFQP; via the coding sequence ATGAAAATCGCTTTTTCTCCATGTCCGAATGATACTTTCGTCTTTCACGCTTGGGCGCATGGGCTTATCCCGGATGCACCAGAGCTGGAAATTACGTATGCCGATATCGACATCACCAATCGTCTGGCAGCCAGTGGCGACAGCCCGCTTGATGTGCTGAAAGTTTCCTACGCTGCCCTCCCATGGGTGCTGGAAGATTATGCCCTGCTTCCATGCGGCGGTGCGCTCGGCAGAGGCTGCGGCCCGCTCGTCTTGACAGCCGGAACCCGCACAGATGCGGCAGCGTTGTCAGGCAAACGCGTAGCGGTGCCAAGCGACCGTTCCACTGCTTATTTGCTGTTCAGGCTTTGGGCCGCTAAGCACGTTCCAGGAGGGGTAGGCGATATCGTCATCATGCCATTCCATGAAATTATGCCTGCCGTTCGCGACGGACATATTGATGCTGGCCTTGTCATCCATGAGGCGCGTTTCACGTATCCAAGCTTTGGCCTATCCATGATGACGGATCTGGGCAGCTGGTGGGAATCCGACACGGGACTGCCTATACCGCTCGGAGCCATCATCGCCCGCCGCTCACTCGATCTGCCTGCCATTACGAAGTGGATTCAGGCTTCAGTCGCTTATGCATGGGCCAATCCCGAGGCGCCTCGCGAATACGTCATGCAGCATGCCCAAGAGATGGACGCGGCCGTTGCGAAGGCGCACATTGATCTATACGTGAATGACTTCACTGCCAACCTTGGCCATAGCGGTTACGAGGCAATTACGACGCTGCTGAACCGCGCTGCGCAGGAAGGGCTCGTTCCTGCCATCGATCCTGAGCTGCTGAAATTTCAGCCTTAG
- a CDS encoding HPr family phosphocarrier protein: MKSHDTLTKQNGFNVLFAKEFTTLASSFESEIRVIWQAKNIISDGKSILGLMALDIMKGTPIKLTAEGPDEDQAIEKLAALFESHE; this comes from the coding sequence ATGAAATCACATGACACGTTAACGAAACAAAATGGCTTTAATGTGTTGTTTGCGAAAGAATTCACGACGCTTGCATCTTCTTTCGAATCCGAGATCCGCGTCATTTGGCAAGCGAAAAACATTATTTCCGATGGCAAAAGCATTTTGGGCCTAATGGCGCTTGATATTATGAAGGGCACCCCGATTAAGCTTACTGCTGAAGGTCCAGATGAGGATCAGGCGATCGAGAAATTGGCTGCTTTATTCGAAAGCCACGAATAA
- a CDS encoding MFS transporter has protein sequence MSANQTASGVQDDAYHKVRWSERIGYGFGDAASNLIFTGAATFLTYYYTDVMGLAAGAIGTMMLIARILDAFLDVGVGALVDKTKNKHGKARPWLLWMMIPFAASGVLLFTFPDVGPGGALVYAYVTYLLMNFIYSFINIPYGVLNSLITQDGYQRSVLNIVRMLGALAGAIGVSFATQPLVQAFGGGEKGWILTFSLYGVLSLFMFYITFKSTRERVKPSVSQKEIPFKQGLGALFRNKYWAIMLMFAVIVYTNNGMSGLNIYYAQYLLKDAGLLGILSFAGLIPIAIGLFLIAPIIKRYGKRNVAIVGSFIMILGSLVVLIDPTNVTFVILGLVIKALGMTPIIGTIFAMLADTVEYGEWKTGVRTEGLVYSAGSFGTKAGSGLGAAIIGWGLAIGGYIGGQESISSAASGAIHFMFIYLPIILAVIQIVILYFHKLDKLYPQIVADLKAVNKG, from the coding sequence GAGCAGCAACGTTTCTAACGTATTATTATACGGACGTCATGGGACTTGCCGCAGGCGCAATTGGAACGATGATGCTGATAGCCCGTATATTGGATGCCTTCCTTGACGTCGGTGTAGGGGCATTGGTAGACAAAACGAAAAATAAGCATGGTAAAGCACGTCCATGGCTGCTATGGATGATGATCCCGTTTGCCGCTTCAGGCGTACTGCTCTTTACTTTCCCGGATGTAGGACCAGGCGGAGCCCTCGTCTATGCCTATGTCACTTATTTGCTCATGAACTTTATTTACTCGTTCATTAACATTCCTTATGGGGTGTTGAACTCGCTTATTACGCAAGACGGTTACCAGCGCTCGGTGCTCAACATCGTTCGTATGCTTGGTGCGCTTGCAGGGGCAATCGGTGTCAGCTTCGCTACTCAGCCACTGGTACAAGCATTTGGCGGCGGGGAAAAAGGCTGGATTTTAACCTTCTCCCTGTATGGCGTTCTGTCGCTCTTTATGTTCTACATCACTTTTAAATCGACGCGTGAGCGCGTAAAACCATCCGTGTCCCAAAAAGAAATTCCTTTCAAGCAAGGCTTGGGAGCGTTATTCCGCAATAAATATTGGGCGATTATGCTGATGTTTGCTGTCATTGTGTATACAAACAACGGCATGAGTGGATTGAACATTTATTACGCACAATATTTGCTGAAGGATGCTGGATTGCTGGGTATTCTCAGCTTTGCCGGATTGATTCCAATTGCAATTGGTTTGTTCTTGATTGCTCCGATTATTAAAAGGTATGGTAAACGGAACGTTGCAATTGTCGGAAGCTTTATTATGATTTTAGGCTCGCTAGTCGTATTGATTGATCCAACGAATGTAACCTTTGTTATTCTTGGATTGGTAATCAAGGCGCTTGGTATGACGCCAATCATTGGTACGATTTTTGCCATGCTGGCAGATACCGTAGAATACGGCGAATGGAAAACAGGCGTACGTACAGAAGGGCTCGTATACAGTGCAGGAAGCTTTGGTACAAAAGCAGGCAGTGGTCTTGGCGCAGCCATTATTGGCTGGGGGCTGGCGATTGGCGGCTATATTGGCGGACAAGAATCGATTAGCTCTGCCGCAAGCGGTGCGATTCACTTCATGTTTATTTACTTGCCGATTATTTTGGCGGTTATCCAGATTGTCATCCTGTATTTCCATAAGCTCGATAAATTGTATCCGCAAATTGTTGCTGATCTGAAGGCTGTTAATAAAGGTTAA
- a CDS encoding AraC family transcriptional regulator, protein MAVFQYNPERPFRDDPDMYLLYWGKEACKPCHLVGPIVRENFKMHFIHRGKGTVKVAGKTYTLTAGQAFLIYPQVLISYESDEEDPWTYSWIGFFGEQAAQIIARTAITPENPVFPMDMKLMPTLYDQLTEAVAHRASSELRLQAILYEFLSLLVEFVPLTDSNSSNAARKQEAYIHRSMEFLHAHYSERITMEQLADVLGLDRKYLSFLFKEAVGMPPQQYLLNYRMNKACELLGKGIYSISEVARSVGYQDALLFSKMFKKVKGTPPRNFE, encoded by the coding sequence ATGGCAGTGTTTCAGTATAATCCGGAGCGTCCCTTTCGTGATGACCCGGATATGTATTTGCTTTATTGGGGCAAAGAGGCTTGTAAGCCTTGCCATCTCGTAGGGCCGATTGTTAGGGAAAACTTTAAAATGCATTTTATCCATAGAGGAAAAGGGACTGTGAAGGTGGCGGGCAAAACCTACACGCTGACAGCCGGACAAGCATTCCTCATTTATCCGCAGGTGCTTATTTCCTATGAATCGGACGAGGAGGACCCTTGGACGTATTCCTGGATCGGTTTTTTTGGAGAGCAGGCGGCCCAAATTATCGCTCGGACAGCGATTACGCCAGAAAACCCCGTATTTCCCATGGATATGAAGCTGATGCCAACGTTGTATGATCAGTTAACGGAAGCGGTCGCCCACCGAGCCAGCAGTGAATTGCGCCTTCAAGCTATTTTGTATGAGTTTTTGTCGCTGCTTGTCGAGTTCGTTCCTTTAACGGACAGCAATAGCAGTAATGCCGCGCGCAAGCAGGAAGCCTACATTCACCGAAGCATGGAGTTTCTACACGCCCATTACAGTGAACGAATTACGATGGAGCAGCTTGCTGATGTGCTCGGTCTGGATCGCAAATATTTGTCTTTTCTGTTCAAAGAGGCTGTAGGCATGCCGCCACAGCAGTATTTGCTTAACTATCGCATGAATAAAGCCTGTGAGCTGCTCGGCAAGGGCATATACAGCATCAGTGAGGTGGCGCGTTCCGTAGGGTATCAAGATGCGCTGCTTTTTTCTAAAATGTTCAAAAAGGTAAAGGGAACACCTCCGCGCAATTTTGAATAG
- a CDS encoding aldo/keto reductase: protein MSYLASHNRYDTMTYNRSGRSGLKLPAISLGLWHNFGGIDSVEKGREMVRRAFDLGITHFDLANNYGPPPGSAEQTFGSILKADFAAYRDELIISTKAGYGMWEGPYGDFGSKKYLVSSLDQSLKRMGLDYVDIFYHHRPDPNTPLEETMAALDLIVRQGKALYVGLSNYKPEQTREASRILKQLGTPCLIHQPSYSMINRHVEDGLLDVLDEEGIGSIVFSPLAKGMLSDRYLNGIAPDSRAAGPSVFLRPEEITDELIAKLRQLNELAAGRGQKLSQMALAWVLRGGRVTSALIGASKVSQIEDAVQALAVAHFTDEELTLIDQILQ, encoded by the coding sequence ATGAGCTATTTGGCAAGTCATAATCGATATGACACTATGACATATAATCGAAGTGGAAGAAGCGGACTGAAGCTGCCCGCTATTTCGTTAGGGCTGTGGCATAATTTTGGCGGTATTGATTCGGTAGAGAAGGGCAGAGAAATGGTAAGACGGGCATTCGACCTCGGAATAACACATTTCGACCTGGCGAATAACTACGGTCCGCCTCCGGGCTCGGCTGAGCAAACGTTCGGCAGCATTTTGAAAGCGGACTTTGCAGCTTACCGCGATGAGTTGATCATTTCGACCAAAGCCGGTTACGGCATGTGGGAAGGGCCTTATGGCGATTTTGGCTCCAAAAAATATTTGGTGTCCAGCCTTGACCAAAGCTTGAAGCGGATGGGACTCGATTATGTTGATATATTCTATCATCACCGTCCAGATCCAAATACGCCGCTGGAAGAAACGATGGCTGCGCTTGACCTGATTGTGCGCCAAGGAAAGGCGCTGTATGTCGGCCTGTCCAACTATAAGCCGGAGCAGACGCGTGAGGCATCGCGCATTTTGAAGCAGTTGGGCACACCTTGTCTGATTCACCAGCCAAGCTACTCAATGATTAATCGCCATGTTGAGGATGGTTTGCTGGATGTGCTGGACGAGGAGGGTATTGGCTCCATCGTATTCTCCCCGCTTGCGAAGGGCATGCTGAGCGATCGCTATTTGAATGGCATTGCTCCGGATTCTCGCGCGGCTGGCCCAAGCGTATTTTTGCGCCCAGAGGAAATTACCGATGAGCTTATCGCTAAGCTGCGCCAACTGAATGAACTGGCGGCTGGCCGTGGCCAGAAGCTGTCGCAAATGGCACTCGCATGGGTACTGCGTGGCGGAAGAGTGACTTCTGCGCTTATTGGTGCAAGTAAAGTCAGCCAGATTGAGGATGCCGTTCAGGCGCTTGCTGTTGCTCATTTCACCGATGAAGAGCTGACGCTGATCGATCAGATTTTGCAATAG